The window CGATGTCAATAGGTTACTTTTActtgaatataaaaaactaaatattttgaattttttctattcgaccgaaaaacaaacatcacctaagtttttgtaatatatttttaggaaatcggtttttaagaattgttttcaaatatatgttttatttgtttgtagaagcaaaattttatttaataactcaaacataaaaaacagttttcaataCTTACTATTCATAAAAGAAGTTTTTGacatattctttattttcttcattaacatgtttcaaaattattcttaaaaatcatcttatttttcaaaataaattctcaaaagttttttttttaatttaaaaattgtgaaatatattttttgagttgAAAGATTATCTTTTATTCTAAAGATCAAATAATTGAGTTTAAGAACACTTTCTAAATTAGTCCTTATGTTGTTgtgttttatatgtttttatttctttttttaagttttagctaaaaattgaagtttaaattaaagttataattttaaatttttaatagataaataatatttttccaatttttatattaagttctttcttgtaaaaaaagttttaattaacaaaattatctTTATACTTCCATGGAGAGTGCACCCACGCTCCATGGAAGCACGTGGAAATAGCACCGAGCTAGGGTAAACTACACCAGAAATTCCCCCAGAGTCTCCTTCCTTATACTTCCTTTTTACGATAGCTTTAACCTTCCCCGCCGGCGTAGTCACCGCCCGTCAACTTCCTCACACCACCATTCTTGCTCCACACTCTTCACATATATAACTCCATTCCATCTCCCCACGCAGAAATGATTGCTCAAAAAATCAAACTGAATTTAAttcaaagtaaagaaaaaaagggtgGTATCTAGTGTTTGTTGTTGATTCAACTCCACAGAGTTTGATCAGTTAGATAGTTGTTGGCAATGACTTCATCCAGCGGCGGCGTTCCTCCTGGGTTCCGGTTCCACCCGACGGACGAAGAGCTTCTGCACTACTACTTGAAGAAGAAGGTGTCCTATCAGAAGTTTGATATGGAGGTGATCAGAGAGGTTGATTTGAATAAGATGGAGCCATGGGAACTCCAAGGTAAGAAACATATAGTTTAAGACTAACCCATGTTTAATTTACTTGTAAATATTGAGTTGATATTGGAGTTGGGTCTTGGTAAGTTGAAAACTTGGAAATAGTTTGTTTGTTTGCCAAGAATGTGAAGGAAAAAGGGTAATAATATGATCCAAGCTAATAAATACATGGTTTAAGATTAACCCATGTTTAATTTGCTTCTAAATATTAAGTTGGTATTGGAGTTGAGCCTTGGTAAGTTGGAAatagtttgtttgtttgtttgtttgtttgccaagaaagtaaaggaaaaaggGTAATAAGGTGCTCCAAGGTAATAATTATATGGTTTAAGATTAACCCATGTTGAATGTATTTGTAAATTATGAGATGATATTAGAGTTGGGTCTTGGTAAGTTGGAAAtaatctgtttggttgccaagaaattAAAGGGAAAAGGGTAATAAGGTGGAGCCATGGGAACTCCAAGGTGATAAATGTATAGTTTAAGCTCGACCCATATGTAATTTACTTGTAAATATTGAGTTGATGTTAGAGTTGGGCCCTGGTAAGTTGGAAATAATCTGTTTGATTTCcaagaaattaaaggaaaaaaggtTGATAAGGTGGTGTCATGGGAACTCTAAGGTGATAAATATGTGGTTTAAGGTTAACTGGTATTTAATTTACTTGTAAATATTAGTTGATAATTGGAGTTGGATCTTGGTAAGTAGGAAATAGCCTGTTTGGTTGTCgagaaaattaaggaaaaaggtaaaaaaattgGGTAACATACAATGAATGTTGGTTGAACTTGCATGCATGCAcacaaatagaaaatgaaattagttGAGAGCTCCAATAAGCACTTGTTACTAGGATTTGGAATTTGATACAAATATTTTGGTGGATTTATTATGAAATAGAgagtaatttaataatatcttGTGATGAAGAAATTCTGAATGGAAATTGCACAGAAATTAATGAAATCCAATTAATGTTTTATCTACTTCACATATGAGCTAATTTATAAATGTCTAGAAGAcgaaattatgttttttttttttttttttttttttctaatttttttttttatttgttaaaggtataattaatttgctcttatGGCCATAAATTTCGGTGCAGTTGGGCTTCAATTTGGGCTAGAAAAGTCAGGCCCATTAGATTTATGCTAACCTGAGGGAGTGGTTAGACCCAACCACAGCCCTAAGCTACTTTGAgcttaataaattaaagtttattaaatacaattttaatgactaaataattaaatttcatttcttatcatATTATATGAATTTGAGTCTATATCCAAATTCTAAAACCATGTTTAGTATTtagaaagtattaaagaaaatataagaaaagaacgTATTAacatggaaaatttgaggaaaaatagaagaaaataaaaaaataaaaaatagatttaaagttaataaattatttttatattattatttaaattcatttaatttagtTATCCTCTTTTgtgtaaagataaaataatttaaaaagtataagtttttaattaattttataaatcatatatgttttttttttttaatattcttttatagTAAACCAAACCTGAGAAACCCATTTTTCTTAgtatcttttttaattttctttcctttcctgaGTATTTATGAGGAATCGCACATAACCTCTAGGAGTCAAACATATTAgtatttccatttttcttagACCATATTTGGACGTTGGAAAGTTAGACGGAAAATgcaggggaaaaaaataaagaggaaagtagaaggaaaagaaaagtgaaaaaagaaaaactttttacttatttaacttttttatataaatattaaataattctaaaatatataaatttcttaataattttaacagTTTTTTCCAGTGTTTTTCATCAGCCAAACATATCCCTAGTATTTATTGGCAATACTTTTGTTgatgaattattattttgatgttGTAACTTAGTTGATTTTGTGTATATGTATGCAGAGAGATGTAGGATTGGGTCCACACCACAAAATGAGTGGTACTTCTTCAGCCACAAGGATAGGAAGTATCCAACAGGGTCAAGGACTAATAGAGCCACAAATGCAGGGTTTTGGAAGGCAACAGGGAGGGACAAATGCATAAGAAATAGCTTCAAGAAAATTGGAATGAGGAAAACCCTTGTTTTCTACAGAGGAAGGGCCCCTCATGGCCAAAAGACTGATTGGATCATGCATGAGTATAGGCTTGAAGATGCTGATGATTCTCCAGGAAACCCTAGTGTAAGTTTTACAATATGCTTAAGGGGGGCCATAATATTTTCCATGAGGTTAATCTACATAGTTTCCAAATGGGTTTTTACTTTCTAACTTGTATGTATGTGCAGGAGGATGGATGGGTGGTGTGCAGGGTTTTCAAGAAGAAGAACCTATTCAAGCTTGGAACCGAAGGCGGAGGAAGCAGCAGCGCCAGCATGGCCGGCTCAGACCAACAACTCAACATTAACACATCATCCACCACCGACCATCCCCGACCCTTCACCCACAGAGACACCCAATACTTACCACGCCCACAATCCTTGCCCTTCCACTACTCCCACATCCCCACCCCTCAATACTCCCACAATCTCCAATCCCAAACCCTTCTCCCTCCCCACAAGCCCATTGCCTACGACTTTTCACCTCTCCCTTCCGACTCCCCCGTCATGATCAAGCAGCTCATGTCCAACCCCCGAGACTGTGAGAGCGCCGGCAGTGAGAGCCTCCGGTACCAGCCCTGCGAGCCGGGGATGGAGGTGAATACATGTGAGCCGGGGGCTCATCATCATCAGCATATGGTGGGTCCCGGGAGAGAAGAAAGCTTGAGTGAGTGGAGCATGCTTGATAGGTTGGTGACCTCTCATCTTAGCCATGAGGATTCATCGTCGAAGGGAGTGAGGTTTGAGGATGGGAATGGTTCGTCGGTTCAGCAAATGAATCAGCTGTCCTTGCGTGGAGAAATGGACTTCTGGGGGTATGGGAAGTAGGGAAGTCGCAGGAGGGTGGCTATGGATCTCTTCCTTGATTGGCATATTGATACTAAGTAGATGCATGGATTGGAGCCTATAATACAAAATGGGTTCTAACCATTTACCATCTGAATTGTTATAGTAATTGAAAGATTTATTGTTTGTTGCGTTGGACTTACGCATTCTATTGAACTTATCCATTATTCATTTCATGTGACTTTTCATACCTTTGGTATGTTTGGTTCCGGGATCcatgaagaaagaaattaatattaaaaaaaatgattttattatatttaatttaatataaaataattaaatataattaaaagtagtTAAGAATTTATaccttttcaaattatttagtttttatatctctatgaacaagaaaaataagttaaaaggaGTTGGAATGTAAATgtaaaacttatttattaatttcaaatttatttttgagttaaatacatttttacTCCTCAACatcttttacattttctcttctcatattccaaattcaatattttatccCTCCAAATTGTTGAAGAACAATATTTTGCCTTTAATTACAATCTctctataaaattataaaagatatcACTCTTTTTTGCACATGGACTTGAACACTATTTATCAACTTTGAATAAGTAACTTTTAAGTGGAATTTcttaaatatctttaaaatatagTAGTAtaccaattttgatttttggtttaaaataaatgttCACATGACTATTTGCAATTTTTACATACTGTTGTGAAGTTTGACAACAACAAAATTAgccaataaatattttttatgttgcctTTTAGCTTTAAAAATAAGCggggaaaaaattattaagaaaaagagGGCCCAAAATGGTATAAGGTTTTCTTCCACTTATCTTTTTTGGATTAATTCCATGTGCATGCGTGGAGTAGAGCTTACCACCCAAGATGACTAACGATGCTAAAGAACTATATatctaaattattattgaaattgaaGATCATCTTTCAATTGATCCAGTTATTCATTTCTAAGTATCTCTTTGTGTATAGACTTCTTCTCAACattgaatgcatttgataaatttatttgtgaCAAATTTGAacagaaaaaaaatgtagacaGGAATAAATAGAAGAGaagggaaaaataaagaaaataataatataaaactatCAAATATTAATGCACTTTTCCCAAAtttacctcaattttttttttttaagaaaagaggGTGGAAATTTTTagacattttcattttatttttcttggaattttttttttttacctttttcctCCAtattaaacataagaaaataattttatatgatagtattttttttcttttcttctgattTTCTAACAACCAAGCgtaacataaataaagaaacacttgaaagaaaaacaaaacaaaaagccAAAGCCAATACACTTTATATGTTTACATAATAgatcattttctcttctttttccacCCGAGCCTTCaatgaaaaatggaaggaaaaaaaaaatccagaaatgagtgaatgaaagaaaatgccaaaattaaataaaaatgagagatTTTAATACACATGTTCATTCTCATAGGTTTGGTCTTTATTGAATTGGGGTAAGAATGATGTGATTATCTTAATGTTGCAATTTGCTCAAATGACCCTCCCTTGGGTTAGGAGCAATAAGCATTTAGAATCTCTTCGAGCAATTACACTTGTGCACTAGTGGAGTGTTAAAGATTTTAGAAAAGTCTAAAAACATCCACGCATCTCTACACAAGGGTAGAAGACAAGGGAAGTGTATGGGGTATTATAGAGAATTATATAAATTGTGCCTATAGTTTTTGTAAAAAGAATTCTAGATAATTTTAGAGTAGGAGGGAACCTTTGTGGTTCCAAAGAGTTTTTtgggtgcctataaataggggATGACCTTATTTTGCCAGACACCAAACAAGTTGAGAGCTTCCTTGTAAAATGTTCTAGTGCATTACAAACTTCATTTCTTTAAGTATTGTCTTTGTCGCATTTTCTAACTTTTGAGTCATGTAGCATTGCTTAGCATAGCGAGTTAAGAGGAAGGTGAAGCTAACTTAGCAACATCAAAGAGTCTCAGTGAATTTTCACTCTTGAAGCTACTGTATCTGGGAACCAATTTCAAGTCTAACGAATCTTGACATTAAAAGGTAAAATATACTCTTAAAGATCACCCTCAGTTTGCCAAGAAAATTTCTTGACAACTAATCAAAGAGAAGATCATCGACCAAATGTTGTTTAGAGAAATTTCAATTCACAGCAACAGTATTGATTCAACTCTTCCCTTGGTTGAAAGATGTGTTGTCTAGGCAAGCAagcagagagaaaaaaaagttgtcTGCACACGAAGTAGAAAGCAAAGATGGTCATGCCAAGAAAATGAGAGattcttgcattttctttaaGAGCCAAACAAGGGTAGATTGTGAAGTGTAGAAGATTTGAGTTGCGTATACTCACTGAACACTGAACACTGAACACGGCCTGAGATTCAACTCTGTTATCATTATCATGCAAGAGGCAGGGACCGAGACTTTAATATTTGGGGCTTGTCTCTCTGTTCAGTCCGTCACTTGGGCTTCTCAGCTTAGCCCATAAACAAAGCAGGTGGAGCCCATATATGTAAACGTGTTggaggaaaattaatttttatgattgattttgaattaatttggaTAGCAAACGAGTTTTTGGGTTATATGACAACATATTAACAGTGAGTAGCATCCGAAGGTGGTTAATTTCTCGGTCCCATTTGGATTATACTCAAGCCTAAACACCCATTTGCCCGTTAGTAACATGTTAGTAACATTGAAATGGTAGCAATTGTTGACTCAATGAGGTCCAAGATAGTTAAAAAACCCTAAAGGACTAataaacattttacaaaaataattaaaattagattgatttaaaaatttaacatttgTCACAATATGATCTAAATAATTGTAAAAGCATGTCTTGCAATTAGTTTATTATAATgttaagaattattattattattttttaaaaaaacactacCATAATCCTTTTTATACTAGTaccaatttttaataatgaattggTTTTTTGTGTTATAATTTTGAGTTGTATTATAAGTTGGTCAAGTgattcaaatttgaattaaaactaaaaatatatttgatagtgttttagaaaacacttcttgtataaaaagtattttttttaaatgagatatttgacaaaatttagaaaacacttataaaaaattaaaaaaaaaatcacttatagtttTTACTGGAGAAACACTTGAAAggtaattcttttaaaaacttttcaaaagaaaatagttGCTTTAAAATActtgtataaaaataatatgaaacgTAGTCTAGGTTAAATAACAACATATCCACAGATACTTTAACCATGGTGACATGGGCTTGGTGCGGAGACTTGTCGGGTTCAGTAAAAGCTAGGTGGTTAGTAATACATGAAGCAAAAAATACATGCAGTACAAAGATTGGAAACATCTACATTTTCATATTAGAAGTATCAAGGTATAGAGACGTTGTATTCTTTATTGACATCATCACTATATAGTATTCTTTATTTGCATACTAAAATGGCTAGAATGACATACATTCccccttttcttcttcaacagaaaatgaacaaaaatttagaaCCCAGAAAAAGCCATATTGCCTTTTCACCAGTGAGACTTCTTTTTTCTCCACTAGAGTAAccttcaataaaagaaaaagatatcaaaacccaaaaaagaaactATTAGAGCTTGGTgaccccctttttttttggtccaACCCAAAATCTTCATGGTGCGATATATATggtgaagaaaaaattatggattccttttttgctttatttatttttctctcctatatatatatatatatatgggatgATGTATAGGTTTTCAAGGATTTTATTGTAACCGCTTGATATTCTCAATTTCTATATCAATTTTTGACATAATGGATTATTTTTCTCCTCTGTTTGTGGTTTTTCCTATCTAGGGTTTTTCACGTAAATCTGTGTgtgttcttatttttcttgttgtcTATTCTTGTTTTCATAACAAACTAGTATCAAAGCGAGGTTTGATTTTCTCGACAATGTCACGTAACCTGACATTTGCTATGGTAGGTTAAAATGTGGGTTGTGCTTGTGTAGATGGATTTGGATGATGCACTATTAGGATTTGATAAGATGCCCTCGTCATGGACACAGGAGGAAAACCAACATAAGGATCAAAAGACTATTTCAAATTCATCTTCATCTGTCAAATCAAATTCTATAGGATGTTCTAAAGGAGAAAACTACTGCTGCATTATGGTTAAAGTTGGAGCAATTGTGCATGATGAAAAGTCTAACTAGCAAGTTGCATCTGAAGCAGCGATTGTATTCTCACCGTATGGCAAATGGTATGTCTTTAGAAGATCACTTAACTGTCTTTAAGGAAATTGTTTCTGATTTAGAGACCATGGAGGTTAAGTATGATGAAGAAAATTTAGggttgattttattatgtttgttgTCATCTTCATATGCGACTTTCAGAGATACTATTTTGTATAGTTGTGACACCCTTACCTTGGAAGAAGTTTTTGATGCTTTATTTTCTAAGGAGAAGATGAAGCGACTTGTGATTAGATCTGAGGCTCAAGTAGAAGACCTTGTATTCGAGGGAGGACACAGGAAAGAAATTTTGGTGGTGATGCGAAGGGCAGATTGAAATCCAGAAATAAAGACAAAACCTATATGTACTGTAAGAAAAAGGGGCACACCAAATTTGGATGCTATAAGTTGCAGAATAAGAATAAGAGAGTTGTTGCaaatcaaaaaggaaaacaataagaaaaatccATTGAAGCCAGTGTTGTAGAAGATGAGTATAGTGATGAAGAACTCCTTCTTGTTTCTGATGGCTACTCCAAACCTTGCGaggattgaattttttattcaggTTGCACGTTCATATGTGTCTTAATCGGAATTGGTTTTCAACATATGAAATAGTGTCCAAAGGTGTTGTGTTAAAGGGAAATAATGCATCTTGTAAGATAACTGGTATTGGAACGGtcataatcaaaatatttgatgggATTGTCAAGACACTTGGTGATGTGAGACATGTTCCATATCTAAGAAGGAATCTTATCTCGTTAAGTACTCTTGATTATTGGGATCAAGCCTTAGAAAGTATGACATTATGTAACGGatatagatttatttataaatttatttatttatgtttataaaTTTCCCATTTATTATCCATTTTGCATTAATTagttatttgagcatacacgCCCCATATCACTTGTATTGCacatgacttaggtgtattaggagttgtataaaatatataagtcATGAGTTCTTTGCAGAGTGATGAGTAGTTCACAATTGATTCATGGAATTGGGCAATCAATCAATTCATGGAATTGGGCCACTACTTTCTAATTGAAAGGATGACTTATTTTGGTCGGTAGGATAACTATTTTTCTCATgatgagtgtactagtgtatgtgatgcatatTGGATGAAACCTATGATCAACCATGATGGAAGACtattaattatcatgattcattaAGCTacttgttaggacattgagttttgtttaaatattgataattttttttcaatttatgtttAATCATAGAAGCACATAGCTTGGCTTAATAACAAGAAAAAGTGGAGAAGGATGCAACACTAAACAAAATTGAAGATAAGGAGTGTACGTGAGGAGTGATTGTCGAGTATGGTGATGGGGAACAAACCGATGGCAGCAGGCTTGGTGATGTTTGGCTTGGGATTTGGATTTGATGGGGGAGGGATCTTGGTGGAGGGTTTCACAAAATGTTTTGGCTGGCCATGTATGGCCATGCATAGGTGGGGTCCCGTGGTGCAAAATAGCAAAGTGAATCATTGCTGAACTTCAATGTGACTAATTGAGGCGAATTCCCGTCTTGTTGAGTACGTGGCGCATTTATGTCTTGCTTAAGTGCCTGAACCTGCTCCTTCATTAACTGGTGCCAAGGGCTTCTGCAAAGTGACCAACGCATGCATCAAAATCTTCCCAATATAATCTACGTATAATTGCATTTGTTCCTTCGCCAGGCTAAAAATTGGTCAACGTGACATGTCCATTCATGTCCAGTAAGACACTTCCAGGTTTCAAATCCCTATGTCTTATTCCATTTGCATGAAGATGAGAAACTGCAGAAACAATCTCAGCAGGATATATACGTGTTAAGTCCTCTCTGGGAAGATCGTGGTTGTAAAGCCAAAACCTCGACTTCCATATCCAGTAGCGGCACTTGGAGGTTGACCCATCGATCTAGAAACACCAGCATCACCCGGAACATTCCAAGGACCTGTAACTCCATAGGCTGCATTTGAACCATAACCTGAAGCACCACTTCCAGAAGGAGTTCTACTGCCCCAATGGTTTTTCATAGCACCAGGTGGGCCACTCACATTACCAGCACTAGGAGCATTCGGTGCTTTTCTGAAAACTTCACAAATGTGTTTTTCATCATCTTTCAGAACAGACACTGGAGTTTTCTGCTACAGCCGTCCCTTGCACAATAAGAATTATCTTGCAGCCTTTCATCATCATCCAAGCTCTTGGTAGGACCAATGTCGAACCCCCTCATTTGCATCTTCTGAACATCATCTTTGCTAAGCTCTTCCATACCCAAAGTGGCAATAATATCCTGAAGATTCTTATAATTCTGGAGAACTTTCTGAACCACTACAAGAGAATATATTTATAGCTGCGGCCAAAACCCGCAGCCAAAAGGTAAACAAAAGCGTGAATGTAATCTACAGGTGCAGATGCAGAAGACCGCAGCTAAGCGTCACCATAGGGAGCGCAGATAAATCTAATAGCTGCGGCCTCGTGCAATTGCGCGAGCATAATGTTCAAGTCACAGGTGAGCCAACATTTTTCCACCATTTTTCagtgttttaacttttttaatatttaaaaagtaaaattttttatatattaaaaaaaaattaaatacacttcctaaaatcactctGCTGCTCCTTTTGCCCACGGCCATAAGGTTGCTACACACATATGATCTGGATTTTGTAGTGGTTGAAACTATGCATCCTCGTATAGCCATGGGAActgaaaaggaaagcaaaataatatttaattgtgAATTCTTTCAAT is drawn from Vitis riparia cultivar Riparia Gloire de Montpellier isolate 1030 chromosome 18, EGFV_Vit.rip_1.0, whole genome shotgun sequence and contains these coding sequences:
- the LOC117907553 gene encoding protein BEARSKIN2-like, which encodes MTSSSGGVPPGFRFHPTDEELLHYYLKKKVSYQKFDMEVIREVDLNKMEPWELQERCRIGSTPQNEWYFFSHKDRKYPTGSRTNRATNAGFWKATGRDKCIRNSFKKIGMRKTLVFYRGRAPHGQKTDWIMHEYRLEDADDSPGNPSEDGWVVCRVFKKKNLFKLGTEGGGSSSASMAGSDQQLNINTSSTTDHPRPFTHRDTQYLPRPQSLPFHYSHIPTPQYSHNLQSQTLLPPHKPIAYDFSPLPSDSPVMIKQLMSNPRDCESAGSESLRYQPCEPGMEVNTCEPGAHHHQHMVGPGREESLSEWSMLDRLVTSHLSHEDSSSKGVRFEDGNGSSVQQMNQLSLRGEMDFWGYGK